One part of the Streptomyces ferrugineus genome encodes these proteins:
- a CDS encoding lysine N(6)-hydroxylase/L-ornithine N(5)-oxygenase family protein translates to MTARPENPAPFPATHDFVGIGLGPFNLGLACLTEPIDELDGVFLESKPDFEWHAGMFLDGAHLQTPFMSDLVTLADPTSPYSFLNYLKEKGRLYSFYIRENFYPLRVEYDDYCRWAANQLSSVRFNTTVTEVTYDQGAEVYVVTTAAGDVYRARHLVLGTGTTPFVPAACEDLGGDLFHNAQYMHRKPELQRKKSITIVGSGQSAAEIYYELLAEIDVHGYQLNWVTRSPRFFPLEYTKLTLEMTSPDYIDYFRALPEETRYRLEKQQKGLFKGINSELIDSIFDLLYQKNVTSGGRPVPTRLLTNSSLHSAAYEDGQYTLGFRQDEQGKDFEIHTEGLVLATGYHYEPPAFLAGIRDRLRFDGHGRFDVDRNYSIDTTGRGVFLQNAGVHTHSITSPDLGMGPYRNASIIRELLGTEYYPVEKTIAFQEFAV, encoded by the coding sequence TTGACCGCGCGTCCTGAAAACCCGGCCCCTTTTCCCGCGACTCATGACTTCGTGGGGATCGGGCTCGGCCCGTTCAACCTCGGCCTCGCCTGCCTGACCGAGCCGATCGACGAACTCGACGGCGTGTTCCTGGAGTCGAAGCCGGACTTCGAGTGGCACGCGGGCATGTTCCTGGACGGCGCCCACCTCCAGACGCCGTTCATGTCGGACCTGGTCACCCTGGCCGACCCGACCTCGCCGTACTCCTTCCTGAACTACCTGAAGGAGAAGGGCCGGCTGTACTCGTTCTACATCCGCGAGAACTTCTACCCGCTGCGGGTCGAGTACGACGACTACTGCCGCTGGGCCGCGAACCAGCTGAGCAGCGTCCGCTTCAATACGACGGTGACGGAGGTGACGTACGACCAAGGGGCCGAGGTCTACGTCGTGACGACCGCCGCCGGTGACGTCTACCGCGCCCGTCACCTGGTCCTCGGCACGGGCACGACCCCGTTCGTCCCGGCGGCGTGCGAGGACCTCGGCGGCGACCTCTTCCACAACGCGCAGTACATGCACCGCAAGCCCGAGCTGCAGCGGAAGAAGTCGATCACGATCGTCGGCAGCGGTCAGAGCGCCGCGGAGATCTACTACGAGCTGCTCGCCGAGATCGACGTCCACGGCTACCAGCTCAACTGGGTCACCCGCTCCCCGCGGTTCTTCCCGCTGGAGTACACCAAGCTGACGCTGGAGATGACGTCCCCGGACTACATCGACTACTTCCGCGCGCTGCCCGAGGAGACCCGCTACCGGCTGGAGAAGCAGCAGAAGGGCCTGTTCAAGGGCATCAACTCGGAACTGATCGACTCGATCTTCGACCTGCTGTACCAGAAGAACGTCACCAGCGGCGGCCGCCCGGTCCCCACCCGCCTGCTCACCAACTCCTCGCTGCACAGCGCGGCCTACGAGGACGGGCAGTACACGCTGGGCTTCCGCCAGGACGAGCAGGGCAAGGACTTCGAGATCCACACCGAGGGCCTGGTCCTGGCCACCGGCTACCACTACGAGCCCCCGGCGTTCCTCGCCGGGATCCGCGACCGCCTCCGCTTCGACGGCCACGGCCGCTTCGACGTCGACCGCAACTACTCCATCGACACCACCGGCCGCGGCGTATTCCTGCAGAACGCCGGCGTCCACACCCACAGCATCACCAGCCCCGACCTGGGCATGGGCCCGTACCGGAACGCGTCCATCATCCGCGAGCTGCTCGGCAC
- the desA gene encoding lysine decarboxylase DesA translates to MRSHLLNDTTAERYRSSVTEGIERVAAKLAATDRPFTGVTVDALAPTIDAIDLDKPLLDTAAVLDELEDVYLRDAIYFHHPRYLAHLNCPVVIPAVLGEAVLSAVNSSLDTWDQSAGGTLIERKLIDWTTDRIGLGENADGVFTSGGTQSNLQALLLAREEAKTDSLAKLRVFASEVSHFSVKKSAKLLGLGQDSVISVPVDHDKRMQTVALAHELERCRRDGLIPMAVVATAGTTDFGSIDPLPEIAELCEQFGAWMHVDAAYGCGLLASLKYRDRIEGIERADSVTVDYHKSFFQPVSSSAVLVRDASTLRHATYHAEYLNPRRMVTERIPNQVDKSLQTTRRFDALKLWMTLRVMGADGIGQLFDEVCDLAVEGWRLLAADPRYDVVVEPTLSTLVFRYIPAAVTDPAEIDRANLYARKALFASGDAVVAGTKVGGRHYLKFTLLNPETTTEDIAAVLDLIAGHAEQYLGESLDRAS, encoded by the coding sequence ATGCGCTCGCACCTGCTCAATGACACGACCGCGGAGCGGTACCGCAGCTCCGTGACCGAAGGTATCGAGCGGGTGGCCGCCAAACTCGCCGCCACCGACCGTCCGTTCACCGGCGTCACGGTCGACGCCCTGGCCCCCACCATCGACGCGATCGACCTCGACAAGCCGCTGCTGGACACCGCCGCGGTCCTCGACGAGCTGGAGGACGTCTACCTCAGGGACGCGATCTACTTCCACCACCCCCGCTATCTCGCCCACCTCAACTGCCCGGTCGTCATCCCGGCCGTGCTCGGCGAGGCGGTCCTGTCCGCCGTCAACTCCTCCCTGGACACCTGGGACCAGTCGGCCGGCGGCACCCTGATCGAGCGCAAGCTCATCGACTGGACGACGGACCGAATAGGGCTGGGCGAGAACGCCGACGGCGTCTTCACCTCGGGCGGCACGCAGTCCAACCTCCAGGCGCTGCTGCTGGCCCGCGAGGAGGCCAAGACCGACTCACTCGCCAAACTGCGCGTCTTCGCCTCCGAGGTCAGCCACTTCAGCGTGAAGAAGTCGGCGAAACTGCTCGGCCTCGGCCAGGACTCCGTGATCTCCGTCCCCGTCGACCACGACAAGCGGATGCAGACCGTCGCGCTCGCCCATGAGCTGGAGCGCTGCCGCAGGGACGGCCTGATCCCGATGGCCGTCGTCGCCACCGCGGGCACCACCGACTTCGGCTCCATCGACCCGCTGCCCGAGATCGCCGAGCTGTGCGAGCAGTTCGGCGCCTGGATGCACGTCGACGCCGCCTACGGCTGCGGGCTGCTGGCCTCCCTGAAGTACCGGGACCGCATCGAGGGCATCGAACGCGCCGACTCGGTCACCGTCGACTACCACAAGTCCTTCTTCCAGCCGGTGAGTTCCTCCGCCGTGCTGGTCCGCGACGCCTCCACCCTGCGCCACGCCACCTACCACGCGGAGTACCTCAACCCGCGCCGCATGGTCACCGAGCGCATCCCCAACCAGGTCGACAAGTCCCTGCAGACCACCCGCCGGTTCGACGCCCTCAAGCTGTGGATGACCCTGCGCGTGATGGGCGCCGACGGCATCGGGCAGCTCTTCGACGAGGTCTGCGACCTGGCGGTGGAGGGCTGGCGGCTGCTGGCCGCCGACCCCCGCTACGACGTGGTCGTCGAGCCCACCCTCTCCACCCTCGTCTTCCGCTACATCCCGGCCGCCGTCACCGACCCGGCCGAGATCGACCGCGCCAACCTGTACGCCCGCAAGGCCCTGTTCGCCTCCGGCGACGCGGTGGTCGCGGGCACCAAGGTCGGCGGTCGCCACTATCTGAAGTTCACCCTGCTCAACCCCGAGACGACGACCGAAGACATCGCCGCCGTCCTCGACCTGATCGCCGGCCACGCCGAGCAGTACCTGGGAGAGTCCCTTGACCGCGCGTCCTGA
- a CDS encoding siderophore-interacting protein: MTTAVAAPFRFFSLQVVRTRRLGPSLVRVTFGGEDLRHFFSDGRDQSLSLFLPHPGQTEPQVPIELGDGWWQGWRELPDDVRAVMRSYTLRALRRNPDEIDIDFVLHTPAGPASHWASRAAAGDRVLLLGPAVADNRAIRFRSPEDTDLVVIWGDETAVPAVSAILETLPAGTRARVWLEVQDAGDIQDLVTEADAEITWLVREDGLDAIRAAQLPPAERPYVWIAGESGCVKALRRHFVGERGIDRRRVTFVGYWRHGMTEEQLRAAE; encoded by the coding sequence ATGACGACCGCCGTAGCCGCCCCGTTCCGTTTCTTCTCCCTCCAGGTCGTACGGACGAGGCGGCTCGGGCCGTCTCTGGTCCGGGTCACCTTCGGCGGGGAGGATCTGCGGCACTTCTTCTCCGACGGACGCGACCAGAGCCTGTCGCTCTTCCTGCCGCACCCCGGCCAGACCGAGCCCCAGGTGCCCATCGAGCTCGGTGACGGCTGGTGGCAGGGCTGGCGTGAACTCCCGGACGACGTACGGGCCGTGATGCGCTCCTACACGCTCCGCGCCCTGCGCCGGAATCCCGACGAGATCGACATCGACTTCGTCCTGCACACCCCGGCGGGCCCCGCCTCCCACTGGGCCTCCCGCGCCGCCGCCGGGGATCGCGTCCTGCTGCTCGGACCGGCCGTAGCCGACAACCGGGCCATCCGGTTCCGGTCGCCCGAGGACACCGACCTCGTGGTGATCTGGGGCGACGAGACCGCCGTACCGGCCGTCTCCGCCATCCTCGAAACGCTGCCGGCCGGCACCCGTGCCCGGGTGTGGCTGGAGGTGCAGGACGCCGGGGACATCCAGGACCTGGTGACCGAGGCCGACGCCGAGATCACCTGGCTCGTGCGGGAGGACGGGCTCGACGCCATCCGCGCTGCCCAACTCCCGCCCGCCGAGCGCCCGTACGTCTGGATCGCGGGAGAGTCCGGGTGCGTGAAGGCGCTGCGCCGGCACTTCGTCGGCGAACGCGGGATCGACCGGCGCCGGGTCACCTTCGTCGGCTACTGGCGGCACGGAATGACCGAAGAACAGCTGCGCGCGGCCGAGTAA
- a CDS encoding ABC transporter substrate-binding protein gives MPNARATHLTRRGILAAGGALGLGAVLAACGDDDAKSGGSDEATTAAKSGPWTFKDDRGTTVKLDKVPTKIVAFVGVAAALYDYGIEVKGVFGPTKTQDGKADVQAGDMDVSKLTVFGNVWDQFNVEQYAAFTPEVLISTTFDSAGTLWYVPEASKDKIAKLAPSAAISVYDRQLTQPLQRMWELAESLGADMKADKAAQSKKEFEAAAERLRKAAKSRPEIKVMAGSASQDIFYVSGTNLSIDLEYFKALGVNFVEPPESAKKEGGGWFESLSWENVDKYPADIIMMDDRSSTIQPADITEATWKKLPAVKAGQVIARSPEPILSYDKCTPLLTSLAEAIEKAKKVA, from the coding sequence ATGCCCAACGCAAGAGCCACCCACCTCACCCGCCGCGGCATCCTCGCCGCGGGCGGCGCCCTCGGCCTCGGGGCCGTGCTCGCAGCCTGCGGGGACGACGACGCGAAAAGCGGTGGCTCGGACGAGGCCACGACGGCTGCCAAGTCCGGCCCCTGGACGTTCAAGGACGACCGCGGCACCACCGTGAAGCTCGACAAGGTCCCGACGAAGATCGTCGCCTTCGTCGGGGTCGCGGCCGCCCTGTACGACTACGGCATCGAGGTCAAGGGCGTCTTCGGCCCGACCAAGACCCAGGACGGCAAGGCCGACGTCCAGGCCGGCGACATGGACGTCAGCAAGCTGACCGTCTTCGGCAACGTCTGGGACCAGTTCAACGTCGAGCAGTACGCGGCGTTCACCCCCGAGGTCCTCATCTCCACGACCTTCGACAGCGCCGGCACCCTCTGGTACGTCCCCGAGGCGTCCAAGGACAAGATCGCCAAGCTCGCCCCGAGCGCCGCGATCTCCGTCTACGACCGCCAGCTGACCCAGCCGCTGCAGCGGATGTGGGAGCTGGCCGAGTCCCTCGGCGCGGACATGAAGGCCGACAAGGCCGCCCAGTCCAAGAAGGAGTTCGAGGCGGCCGCGGAGCGGCTGCGCAAGGCGGCGAAGTCCCGTCCCGAGATCAAGGTGATGGCCGGTTCCGCCAGCCAGGACATCTTCTACGTCTCCGGCACCAACCTCTCCATCGACCTGGAGTACTTCAAGGCCCTCGGCGTGAACTTCGTGGAGCCGCCGGAGAGCGCCAAGAAGGAGGGTGGCGGCTGGTTCGAGTCGCTGAGCTGGGAGAACGTCGACAAGTACCCGGCCGACATCATCATGATGGACGACCGGTCCTCGACGATCCAGCCGGCGGACATCACCGAGGCGACGTGGAAGAAGCTGCCGGCGGTGAAGGCCGGACAGGTCATCGCGCGGTCGCCCGAGCCGATTCTGTCCTACGACAAGTGCACGCCGCTGCTGACCAGTCTTGCCGAGGCCATCGAGAAGGCCAAGAAGGTCGCCTAG
- a CDS encoding acyl-CoA dehydrogenase family protein, producing MDHRLSPELEELRRTVEEFAHDVVAPKIGDFYERHEFPYEIVREMGRMGLFGLPFPEEHGGMGGDYLALGIALEELARVDSSVAITLEAGVSLGAMPIHLFGTEEQKRRWLPRLCSGEILGAFGLTEPDGGSDAGATRTTARLDAETGEWVINGTKCFITNSGTDITGLVTVTAVTGRAPDGKPLISSIIVPSGTPGFTVAAPYSKVGWNASDTRELSFQDVRVPAANLLGEEGRGYAQFLRILDEGRIAIAALGTGLAQGCVDESVKYAKERHAFGRPIGANQAIQFKIADMEMKAHTARLAWRDAASRLVAGEPFKKEAALAKLYSSTIAVDNARDATQIHGGYGFMNEYPVARMWRDSKILEIGEGTSEVQRMLIARELGLVG from the coding sequence ATGGACCACCGTCTCTCCCCCGAACTGGAGGAACTCCGCCGTACGGTGGAGGAGTTCGCCCACGACGTCGTGGCGCCGAAGATCGGCGACTTCTACGAGCGTCATGAGTTCCCGTACGAGATCGTGCGGGAGATGGGCCGCATGGGCCTGTTCGGTCTGCCGTTCCCCGAGGAGCACGGCGGCATGGGCGGCGACTATCTGGCGCTGGGCATCGCGCTGGAGGAGCTGGCCCGGGTGGACTCCTCGGTCGCCATCACCCTGGAGGCCGGGGTCTCGCTGGGCGCCATGCCGATCCATCTCTTCGGCACCGAGGAGCAGAAGCGGCGGTGGCTGCCGCGGCTGTGCTCCGGCGAGATACTCGGCGCCTTCGGCCTGACCGAGCCCGACGGCGGCTCGGACGCGGGCGCGACGCGCACGACGGCCCGCCTGGACGCGGAGACCGGTGAGTGGGTGATCAACGGCACCAAGTGCTTCATCACCAACTCCGGTACGGACATCACGGGTCTGGTCACGGTCACGGCGGTGACCGGCCGGGCGCCGGACGGCAAGCCGCTCATCTCCTCGATCATCGTCCCGTCCGGCACCCCGGGCTTCACGGTCGCCGCCCCCTACTCCAAGGTCGGCTGGAACGCCTCCGACACCCGTGAGCTGTCCTTCCAGGACGTCCGGGTCCCGGCGGCCAACCTCCTGGGCGAGGAGGGCCGTGGGTACGCGCAGTTCCTGCGCATCCTGGACGAGGGCCGGATCGCCATCGCGGCGCTGGGGACGGGCCTGGCGCAGGGCTGTGTGGACGAGTCGGTGAAGTACGCCAAGGAACGCCACGCGTTCGGCCGTCCGATCGGCGCCAACCAGGCCATCCAGTTCAAGATCGCCGACATGGAGATGAAGGCCCACACGGCGCGGCTGGCGTGGCGCGACGCGGCCTCCCGGCTGGTGGCCGGGGAGCCCTTCAAGAAGGAGGCGGCGCTGGCGAAGCTGTACTCGTCCACCATCGCGGTGGACAACGCCCGCGACGCGACGCAGATCCACGGCGGCTATGGCTTCATGAACGAGTATCCGGTGGCCCGGATGTGGCGGGACTCCAAGATCCTGGAGATCGGCGAGGGCACCAGCGAAGTCCAACGCATGCTGATTGCAAGGGAGTTGGGGCTCGTGGGCTGA
- a CDS encoding hydroxymethylglutaryl-CoA lyase, protein MTLPMAVPAADLPARVRIHEVGARDGLQNEKSTVPTEVKAEFVRRLADAGLTTIEATSFVHPKWVPQLADAEQLFPLVSGLEGVHLPVLVPNSRGLDRALALGARRVAVFASATESFAKANLNRTLDESLAVFDPVVRRAKDEGLHVRGYVSMCFGDPWEGAVPLHQVARVCKALVAMGCDELSLGDTIGVATPGHVLELLSLLNEQGVPTNVLGVHFHDTYGQALANTYAALQHGVTTIDASAGGLGGCPYARSATGNLATEDLLWMLRGLGIDTGVDLDRLVATSAWMAEQLGRPSPSRTVRALSHKEQ, encoded by the coding sequence ATGACCCTGCCCATGGCCGTGCCGGCCGCGGATCTGCCCGCCCGGGTCCGCATCCACGAGGTGGGCGCCCGCGACGGACTGCAGAACGAGAAGTCGACCGTCCCGACCGAGGTCAAGGCGGAGTTCGTGCGCCGCCTCGCCGACGCGGGGCTCACGACGATCGAGGCCACCAGCTTCGTCCACCCCAAGTGGGTGCCCCAACTCGCGGACGCCGAGCAGCTGTTCCCACTGGTCAGCGGCCTGGAGGGGGTACATCTGCCCGTCCTGGTCCCCAACAGCCGCGGCCTGGACCGCGCCCTGGCGCTGGGCGCCCGCCGGGTCGCCGTCTTCGCCAGCGCCACGGAGTCCTTCGCCAAGGCCAACCTCAACCGCACGCTGGACGAGTCGCTGGCGGTCTTCGACCCGGTGGTGCGGCGCGCCAAGGACGAGGGGCTGCATGTGCGCGGCTACGTCTCCATGTGCTTCGGCGACCCCTGGGAGGGCGCCGTCCCGCTCCACCAGGTCGCCCGCGTCTGCAAGGCCCTCGTGGCGATGGGCTGCGACGAGCTGAGCCTCGGCGACACCATCGGCGTCGCGACACCGGGACACGTACTCGAACTGCTCTCCCTCCTCAATGAGCAGGGAGTGCCGACGAACGTCCTCGGCGTGCACTTCCACGACACCTACGGCCAGGCCCTCGCCAACACCTACGCCGCCCTGCAGCACGGCGTCACGACGATCGACGCCTCCGCCGGCGGCCTGGGCGGCTGCCCGTACGCCAGGTCCGCCACCGGCAACCTCGCCACCGAAGACCTCCTGTGGATGCTGCGGGGCCTCGGCATCGACACCGGAGTCGACCTCGACCGCCTCGTCGCCACGAGCGCGTGGATGGCCGAGCAACTGGGCCGACCCAGCCCGTCCCGCACCGTCCGAGCCCTCTCCCACAAGGAGCAGTGA
- a CDS encoding ATP-binding protein, giving the protein MFDTVLVANRGEIAVRVIRTLRSLGVRSVAVHSDADADARHVREADTAVRIGPAPAAESYLSAERLLEAAARTGAQAVHPGYGFLAENAGFARACAEAGLVFIGPPADAISLMGDKIRAKETVRAAGVPVVPGGRDPELADAARELGAPVLLKPSAGGGGKGMRLIRDLSVLEDEIAAARREARASFGDDTLLVERWIDRPRHIEIQVLADGHGNVVHLGERECSLQRRHQKIVEEAPSVLLDEATRASMGEAAVQAARSCGYRGAGTVEFIVPGGDPSSYYFMEMNTRLQVEHPVTELITGVDLVEWQLRVAAGEPLAFAQDDLRLTGHAIEARICAETVSVKEGSRGFLPSGGTVLKLREPQGDGIRTDSGLSEGTEVGSLYDPMLSKVIAHGPDRATALRKLRSALAETVTLGVPTNAGFLRRLLAHPAVVAGELDTGLVERVVDDLVPTDVPEEVYEAAAAVRLEALRPRGGGWTDPFSVPSGWRLGGEPRPVGFPLRITDPVEYVPRGSATVTDDRVAVTLDGVRHTFHRAADWLGRDGDAWHVRDHDPVAASLTGAAHAGADSLTAPMPGTVTVVKVAVGDEVAAGQSLLVVEAMKMEHVISAPHAGTVAELDVTPGTAVAMDQVLAVVTPAEASADAPVEASVEEER; this is encoded by the coding sequence ATGTTCGACACCGTGCTCGTGGCCAACCGGGGCGAGATCGCCGTACGGGTGATCCGGACGCTGCGGTCGCTGGGCGTGCGCTCCGTGGCCGTCCACTCCGACGCGGACGCCGACGCCCGCCATGTGCGCGAGGCCGACACGGCGGTACGGATCGGTCCGGCGCCGGCGGCCGAGAGCTATCTGTCCGCGGAGCGCCTCCTTGAGGCCGCCGCCCGCACCGGCGCCCAGGCCGTCCACCCCGGCTACGGCTTCCTCGCGGAGAACGCCGGCTTCGCGCGCGCGTGCGCCGAGGCGGGGCTGGTCTTCATCGGGCCGCCCGCGGACGCCATCTCCCTCATGGGCGACAAGATCCGCGCCAAGGAGACGGTGCGGGCGGCGGGCGTGCCGGTGGTGCCCGGCGGCCGTGACCCCGAACTCGCCGACGCGGCCCGCGAGCTGGGCGCCCCCGTGCTGCTCAAGCCCAGCGCGGGCGGTGGCGGCAAGGGGATGCGGCTGATCCGGGACCTGTCGGTGCTGGAGGACGAGATCGCCGCCGCCCGCCGTGAGGCCCGCGCCTCCTTCGGTGACGACACCCTCCTCGTCGAGCGGTGGATCGACCGGCCCCGGCACATCGAGATCCAGGTCCTGGCCGACGGCCACGGCAACGTCGTCCACCTGGGCGAGCGCGAGTGCTCGCTGCAACGCCGGCACCAGAAGATCGTCGAGGAGGCGCCCAGCGTGCTCCTCGACGAGGCCACGCGCGCGTCGATGGGCGAGGCGGCGGTGCAGGCGGCCCGGTCCTGCGGCTACCGGGGCGCGGGCACGGTCGAGTTCATCGTGCCGGGCGGGGACCCGTCCTCGTACTACTTCATGGAGATGAACACCCGCCTCCAGGTGGAACATCCGGTCACCGAGCTGATCACGGGCGTGGACCTGGTGGAGTGGCAGTTGCGGGTGGCGGCGGGCGAGCCGCTCGCCTTCGCGCAGGACGACCTCCGCCTCACCGGCCACGCCATCGAGGCCCGCATCTGCGCCGAGACGGTGTCCGTCAAAGAGGGCTCGCGCGGCTTCCTGCCCTCCGGCGGCACCGTCCTGAAGCTGCGCGAGCCCCAGGGCGACGGCATCCGCACCGACTCCGGGCTCAGCGAGGGCACGGAGGTCGGGAGCCTGTACGACCCGATGCTGTCCAAGGTGATCGCCCACGGCCCCGACCGCGCGACCGCGCTCAGGAAGCTCCGGTCGGCTCTCGCGGAGACGGTGACGCTGGGCGTGCCGACGAACGCCGGGTTCCTGCGGCGGCTGCTCGCGCATCCGGCGGTCGTGGCAGGCGAGTTGGACACGGGGCTGGTCGAGCGCGTCGTCGACGACCTGGTCCCCACCGACGTACCGGAGGAGGTGTACGAAGCCGCGGCGGCCGTACGGCTGGAGGCGCTGCGGCCTCGCGGCGGCGGGTGGACCGATCCGTTCTCCGTGCCGAGCGGCTGGCGGCTGGGCGGCGAGCCCAGGCCCGTCGGCTTCCCGCTGCGGATCACCGACCCCGTGGAGTACGTCCCGCGCGGCTCCGCCACCGTCACGGACGACCGGGTGGCCGTCACCCTCGACGGCGTCCGCCACACCTTCCACCGCGCCGCCGACTGGCTCGGCCGCGACGGCGACGCCTGGCACGTGCGCGACCACGACCCGGTCGCCGCGTCCCTGACCGGGGCCGCGCACGCCGGCGCCGACTCGCTCACCGCGCCCATGCCCGGCACGGTCACCGTGGTGAAGGTCGCCGTCGGGGACGAGGTGGCCGCCGGTCAGAGCCTGCTGGTCGTCGAGGCGATGAAGATGGAGCACGTCATCTCCGCCCCGCACGCCGGCACGGTCGCCGAACTGGACGTCACACCCGGCACGGCGGTCGCCATGGACCAGGTCCTGGCGGTCGTCACACCCGCGGAGGCATCCGCGGATGCACCCGTGGAGGCATCCGTGGAGGAGGAGCGATGA
- a CDS encoding carboxyl transferase domain-containing protein, which yields MHEAPELHSAADPASEAFRANEEAHRALVEELRGKLAAARLGGGEKARARHTARGKLLPRDRVDTLLDPGSPFLELAPLAADGLYDGQAPAAGVIAGIGRVSGRECVIVANDATVKGGTYYPMTVKKHLRAQEVALENRLPCLYLVDSGGAFLPMQDEVFPDREHFGRIFYNQARMSGAGIPQIAAVLGSCTAGGAYVPAMSDEAVIVRNQGTIFLGGPPLVKAATGEVVTAEELGGGEVHSRVSGVTDHLAEDDAHALRIVRNIVATLPARGSLPWEVQPAVEPKVDPHGLYGAVPVDSRTPYDVREIIARVVDGSRFAEFKAEFGQTLVTGFARVHGHPVGIVANNGILFSESAQKGAHFIELCDQRGIPLVFLQNISGFMVGKDYEAGGIAKHGAKMVTAVACTRVPKLTVVVGGSYGAGNYSMCGRAYSPRFLWMWPNAKISVMGGEQAASVLATVKRDQLEARGEDWPAEAEESFKAPVREQYERQGNAYYATARLWDDGVIDPLQTRQVLGLALTACGNAPLGEPQFGVFRM from the coding sequence ATGCATGAGGCACCGGAGCTTCACAGCGCGGCTGATCCCGCGTCGGAGGCCTTTCGGGCCAACGAGGAGGCCCACCGGGCGCTCGTCGAGGAGCTGCGCGGCAAGCTCGCCGCGGCCCGGCTCGGCGGCGGTGAGAAGGCCCGCGCCCGGCACACCGCGCGCGGCAAGCTGCTGCCGAGGGACCGGGTGGACACCCTCCTCGACCCCGGCTCGCCCTTCCTGGAGCTGGCGCCCCTCGCCGCCGACGGGCTGTACGACGGCCAGGCCCCGGCGGCCGGGGTCATCGCCGGGATCGGCAGGGTCAGCGGGCGCGAGTGCGTGATCGTCGCGAACGACGCCACGGTCAAGGGCGGGACGTACTACCCGATGACCGTGAAGAAGCACCTGCGCGCGCAGGAGGTGGCCCTGGAGAACCGGCTGCCGTGTCTGTATCTCGTCGACTCCGGCGGGGCCTTCCTGCCGATGCAGGACGAGGTCTTCCCCGACCGCGAGCACTTCGGACGGATCTTCTACAACCAGGCCCGCATGTCGGGCGCCGGGATCCCGCAGATCGCCGCCGTGCTCGGCTCGTGCACGGCCGGCGGCGCCTACGTCCCCGCGATGAGCGACGAGGCCGTCATCGTCCGGAACCAGGGGACCATCTTCCTGGGCGGCCCCCCGCTGGTGAAGGCCGCCACCGGCGAGGTCGTCACCGCTGAGGAGCTGGGCGGCGGCGAGGTCCACTCCCGCGTGTCCGGCGTGACCGACCACCTCGCCGAGGACGACGCGCACGCGCTGCGGATCGTGCGGAACATCGTCGCCACCCTCCCCGCGCGCGGGTCGCTGCCGTGGGAGGTCCAGCCCGCCGTCGAGCCCAAGGTCGACCCCCACGGCCTCTACGGCGCCGTCCCCGTCGACTCCCGCACCCCCTACGACGTGCGCGAGATCATCGCGCGCGTGGTCGACGGCTCCCGCTTCGCGGAGTTCAAGGCCGAGTTCGGGCAGACCCTGGTCACCGGCTTCGCCCGCGTCCACGGCCACCCGGTCGGCATCGTCGCCAACAACGGCATCCTGTTCTCCGAGTCCGCCCAGAAGGGCGCCCACTTCATCGAACTGTGCGACCAGCGCGGGATCCCGCTGGTGTTCCTGCAGAACATCTCCGGCTTCATGGTCGGCAAGGACTACGAGGCCGGCGGCATCGCCAAGCACGGCGCCAAGATGGTGACGGCGGTGGCCTGTACGAGGGTCCCGAAGCTGACGGTCGTCGTCGGCGGCTCCTACGGCGCCGGGAACTACTCCATGTGCGGGCGGGCGTACTCGCCCCGCTTCCTGTGGATGTGGCCCAACGCCAAGATCTCGGTCATGGGCGGCGAGCAGGCCGCCTCGGTCCTCGCGACCGTCAAGCGCGACCAGTTGGAGGCGCGCGGCGAGGACTGGCCGGCCGAGGCCGAGGAGAGCTTCAAGGCGCCCGTCCGGGAGCAGTACGAACGCCAGGGCAACGCCTACTACGCCACCGCCCGCCTCTGGGACGACGGCGTCATCGACCCGCTTCAGACCCGGCAGGTGCTGGGCCTGGCACTGACCGCCTGCGGCAACGCGCCTCTGGGTGAGCCCCAGTTCGGCGTCTTCCGGATGTGA